One segment of Agromyces albus DNA contains the following:
- a CDS encoding glycosyltransferase: MITIHDVVAWRFPDESLPVPAAIEEARRAAAVICVSEFSAREAVELLGITEPHVVHNGVEDRFFDADPLPIDTRRSLGIPEEYVLHAGGASRRKNLEALAEAWPLVHRERPGLSLVLAGPPHRRRNELFDGMPGVVLTGRLPDEVMPGVVAAAGAVVVPSLYEGFGLPALEAMAANVPVVAAATSSLPEVVGGTGILVDPTGAGIAGGLLEATRGDATGALVRAARERAARFTWERCAEEHARVWASLA; encoded by the coding sequence GATCACAATTCACGATGTCGTCGCGTGGCGATTCCCCGATGAATCGCTGCCGGTGCCCGCGGCGATCGAGGAAGCGCGGCGAGCGGCGGCGGTGATCTGCGTCTCGGAGTTCAGCGCGCGCGAGGCCGTCGAGTTGCTGGGGATCACGGAGCCGCACGTGGTGCACAACGGCGTCGAGGATCGGTTCTTCGACGCCGACCCGCTGCCCATCGACACCCGTCGATCGCTCGGAATACCCGAAGAGTACGTGCTGCACGCCGGCGGCGCATCCCGCCGGAAGAACCTCGAGGCACTGGCCGAGGCCTGGCCGCTGGTGCATCGAGAACGACCCGGCCTCAGTCTCGTGCTCGCCGGTCCGCCGCATCGACGTCGCAATGAACTCTTCGACGGTATGCCGGGTGTCGTTTTGACGGGGCGCCTGCCTGATGAGGTCATGCCCGGCGTCGTCGCAGCCGCGGGCGCCGTCGTCGTTCCCTCGCTGTACGAGGGATTCGGCCTGCCCGCGCTCGAGGCGATGGCCGCGAACGTGCCGGTCGTCGCCGCGGCGACGAGCTCGCTGCCCGAGGTCGTGGGGGGCACCGGCATCCTCGTCGACCCGACCGGTGCGGGAATTGCGGGCGGCCTGCTCGAGGCGACCCGCGGGGACGCGACCGGTGCCCTTGTCCGGGCGGCGCGTGAACGAGCCGCCCGCTTCACGTGGGAACGGTGCGCCGAGGAGCACGCCCGCGTGTGGGCGTCGCTGGCATGA
- a CDS encoding polysaccharide pyruvyl transferase family protein: MSYSGALTRRLRQLRRAAVATTRRPMWRGGIVVPTHWWDGHPNFGDDLTPWLLPNYGVLPIHRVASRARLAGVGSILEFLPADWDGVVWGSGLLHGEPHPLPRARVLAVRGHLTRELIGAPDVVALGDPGILVARHRPRPEQRWDVVLVPHGHHRSHVPFLALAESAGQRVRMVNVHQSAERVVREIAASGVVITTSLHGLVTADAYGIPAVWTTLDPPLSGGAFKFHDYESVVTPGMSRFVRFGLGISLAEMLASATAAPRETVEASCNALEASAALLPEVLASPGRFPRDVLRLLAGRA, from the coding sequence ATGAGCTACTCCGGGGCACTCACGAGACGACTCCGGCAGTTGAGGCGCGCTGCAGTCGCCACCACCCGACGCCCGATGTGGCGTGGCGGCATCGTGGTGCCCACGCACTGGTGGGACGGTCATCCGAACTTCGGTGACGACCTCACGCCGTGGCTCCTCCCCAATTACGGGGTATTGCCGATCCACCGGGTCGCCTCCCGTGCGCGGCTCGCGGGCGTGGGGAGCATCCTGGAGTTTCTGCCAGCCGACTGGGACGGCGTCGTCTGGGGAAGCGGCCTCTTGCATGGAGAGCCGCACCCGCTGCCGCGGGCGCGGGTGCTCGCGGTGCGCGGACACCTGACGCGAGAACTGATCGGCGCACCCGACGTGGTTGCGCTCGGCGACCCGGGGATCCTCGTGGCGCGTCACCGGCCGCGGCCGGAGCAGCGATGGGACGTCGTGCTCGTGCCGCACGGCCACCACCGATCGCACGTGCCGTTCCTCGCGCTCGCCGAGTCGGCCGGCCAGCGCGTGCGTATGGTGAATGTGCATCAGTCTGCGGAACGCGTGGTTCGCGAGATCGCGGCCAGCGGTGTCGTCATCACCACGTCCCTGCACGGACTGGTCACGGCCGATGCGTACGGGATCCCTGCCGTTTGGACCACGCTCGATCCACCGCTCAGCGGCGGCGCCTTCAAGTTCCACGACTACGAGTCGGTGGTCACGCCCGGCATGTCGCGGTTCGTTCGATTCGGGCTCGGGATTTCGCTCGCAGAGATGCTCGCATCGGCGACTGCTGCGCCGCGGGAGACCGTCGAGGCGTCCTGCAATGCGCTCGAAGCCTCGGCGGCTTTGCTGCCTGAGGTGCTGGCTTCGCCCGGCCGGTTCCCGAGAGACGTGCTCCGGTTGCTCGCGGGTCGCGCATGA
- a CDS encoding glycosyltransferase family 4 protein has protein sequence MDHGAPDTADPAVVARPRIALVSSSYAPYVGGVEEHVRQVARQLKSDGVDVEVWTVDRGESLGIRDVEGVTVRYLPTPLPAASPGAVLRFLLRLPSAWRRWADARRRFEPDLVHVQCFGPNGVYALAIGRRFKLPLIVTSHGETVADDHAVFSRSALLRFALRRALAAATAVTAPSQFVIDDLRASHGLIGGTVVPNGVDLETPDDPEGAPEGRYLLGVGRLGHMKGFDLLIDAFARAELARDIRLVIAGDGPERDRLQAAAEQLGLGDRVEFAGRLDAAAVAGAMSVALAVVVPSRMEAFGIVALEAWRSGAPLVMTNRGGASEFVRDGVDAILVDPEDPVALGSALSRVSADERFRVQLAAAGRTRVGEFTWVRVARAYEELYAAIPLRDGAAA, from the coding sequence GTGGACCACGGAGCTCCTGACACCGCGGATCCAGCGGTCGTCGCGCGACCGCGTATCGCACTCGTCAGCTCCTCGTACGCACCGTATGTCGGCGGGGTCGAGGAGCATGTGCGCCAAGTCGCCCGGCAACTGAAGAGCGACGGCGTCGATGTCGAAGTCTGGACAGTCGATCGCGGCGAATCGCTCGGCATCCGCGATGTGGAAGGCGTGACCGTGCGCTACCTGCCGACACCGCTGCCCGCTGCGTCGCCGGGCGCCGTACTCCGGTTCCTGCTTCGGCTGCCGTCCGCGTGGCGTCGCTGGGCGGACGCGCGTCGCCGGTTCGAGCCCGACCTCGTGCACGTCCAGTGCTTCGGCCCGAACGGCGTCTACGCGCTCGCGATCGGACGGCGCTTCAAGCTGCCGCTCATCGTCACGTCGCACGGCGAGACGGTCGCCGACGATCACGCGGTGTTCTCGCGTTCGGCGTTGCTCCGCTTCGCTCTGCGGCGCGCCCTGGCCGCGGCGACAGCGGTCACCGCTCCGTCGCAGTTCGTCATCGACGATTTGCGGGCGAGCCACGGCCTGATCGGCGGCACAGTCGTGCCGAACGGCGTTGACCTCGAAACTCCGGATGACCCCGAAGGTGCTCCCGAGGGTCGGTACCTGCTCGGCGTTGGGCGTTTGGGCCACATGAAGGGCTTCGACCTGCTGATCGACGCATTCGCCCGAGCAGAGCTCGCTCGCGACATCCGGTTGGTCATCGCGGGCGATGGACCCGAGCGGGATCGCCTGCAGGCGGCGGCGGAGCAGCTCGGCCTCGGAGATCGCGTCGAGTTCGCGGGCCGACTGGATGCCGCGGCAGTCGCCGGCGCGATGTCGGTCGCGCTCGCCGTGGTCGTTCCGAGCCGCATGGAAGCGTTCGGCATCGTGGCGCTCGAGGCGTGGCGCAGTGGGGCGCCGCTGGTCATGACGAACCGGGGAGGCGCGTCCGAGTTTGTGCGCGACGGGGTCGACGCGATCCTGGTCGACCCCGAGGACCCGGTCGCGCTCGGTAGTGCGCTCTCGCGCGTGAGCGCCGACGAGCGTTTCCGGGTGCAACTCGCCGCCGCCGGTCGCACGCGGGTCGGCGAGTTCACGTGGGTGCGCGTGGCGCGCGCGTACGAGGAACTGTACGCCGCGATACCCCTCAGAGACGGGGCCGCGGCATGA
- a CDS encoding CpsD/CapB family tyrosine-protein kinase codes for MQTAVSVGGILGLGFGIAFAMIRTVSDRRIRAADDVEQRTGVAVVGTIPIVPGLDDETRLIEPSTQSTGKNGTFAVSEALRALRTNLQFMDVDHPPKTIVVTSPLPGDGKSTIACNLALTLAAGGSPVVLVDGDLRRSMVAKTMGLPGGAGLSDVLAGRATLVEVLQHTPKASNLLVLAAGSVPPNPSEVLGSERMHALIAELTKHATVIIDAPPLLPVTDGAVLTHQADGALVVITLRKTTFDLLDKALDTLHKARGRALGIVLNRAPLRGADAAAYSYEYRRDYTTSADGEALPAEEPTPAVASRDADSDSDDLVAETPAAPSRRSGRRT; via the coding sequence GTGCAGACCGCGGTGTCGGTCGGCGGCATTCTCGGTCTCGGCTTCGGCATCGCGTTCGCGATGATCCGCACGGTGTCCGATCGGCGCATCCGGGCGGCAGACGATGTCGAGCAGCGCACCGGCGTCGCCGTCGTCGGCACGATTCCGATCGTGCCGGGCCTCGACGACGAGACCAGGCTGATCGAACCTTCGACCCAGTCCACCGGCAAGAACGGCACCTTCGCGGTTTCCGAGGCACTCCGTGCGCTGCGCACCAACCTCCAGTTCATGGACGTCGACCACCCGCCCAAGACGATCGTGGTCACCAGTCCGCTTCCTGGCGACGGCAAGTCGACGATCGCGTGCAACCTCGCGCTCACGCTCGCGGCGGGTGGGTCCCCTGTGGTGCTTGTCGATGGCGACCTGCGCAGGTCGATGGTCGCGAAGACGATGGGGCTGCCCGGCGGCGCCGGGCTCAGCGACGTACTCGCGGGCCGGGCAACTCTCGTCGAGGTTCTCCAGCACACGCCGAAGGCGAGCAACCTCCTGGTGCTCGCGGCAGGCAGTGTTCCCCCGAATCCGAGCGAGGTGCTCGGCTCGGAGCGCATGCACGCGCTGATCGCTGAACTGACCAAGCACGCGACCGTGATCATCGACGCCCCGCCGCTCCTGCCTGTAACGGATGGCGCAGTGCTGACCCATCAGGCCGACGGCGCGCTGGTTGTGATCACCCTCCGGAAGACGACCTTCGACCTGCTCGACAAGGCCCTCGACACCTTGCACAAAGCGCGCGGTCGGGCGCTCGGCATCGTGCTGAACCGGGCGCCGCTGCGCGGAGCCGACGCGGCGGCCTACTCGTATGAGTACCGTCGCGACTACACGACATCGGCGGATGGGGAGGCGCTCCCCGCCGAGGAACCCACCCCCGCCGTGGCGTCGCGCGACGCCGACTCCGACTCCGACGACCTCGTGGCCGAGACTCCGGCGGCGCCGTCACGCCGGAGTGGGCGCCGCACGTGA
- a CDS encoding O-antigen ligase family protein, giving the protein MTSTSTRRELWRERIADLWANTWRWVLAAFGAVTATYFILERGVVGGATFAVVVGALVIAAVLTTSTPLAIALFAMPGLLISQRIGLGGGDLSVSDAALAAAFGTALLLGHRPYSKPLRQLLLINLVYQFATLFTVVVNPYALNTIEWFHAWILVSGALIVGWALGAAGHARLALSLIVFTTCAFAMLTVVEAAFQYAVGNFGPATPSWPFSMHKNFIGTVLAFGAIIAYLNPDWVGWTKGWARFAFGLMAAGIVVAQSRQALIGLAAAIVVAVLRRSTTGRSRLVLLLLIPAAWLVISMVVDQIESQNRHNSVFQRVEWLREVYHFWRESPIFGHGLRYWYNPGELPYQPPQAELEVLASAGVVGLIGFLVMWIGVLVALWHVDPRFGTLAVAVLLSRFVQSQFDLFWVAVQVSVPFVVAGICLGAMDHERSTKEGPDELVTRVPLGRRVPFSAGVGWRR; this is encoded by the coding sequence ATGACTTCGACGAGCACGCGCCGAGAACTCTGGCGTGAGCGGATCGCCGACTTGTGGGCGAACACGTGGCGCTGGGTGCTCGCCGCTTTCGGTGCGGTCACGGCCACGTATTTCATCCTCGAGCGCGGGGTTGTGGGCGGCGCCACGTTCGCCGTGGTCGTCGGCGCGTTGGTCATCGCGGCCGTTCTCACCACATCGACGCCTCTCGCCATCGCGTTGTTCGCGATGCCGGGCCTGCTGATCTCCCAGCGCATCGGCCTCGGCGGGGGCGACCTCTCAGTATCGGATGCCGCGCTCGCGGCTGCCTTCGGCACGGCACTATTGCTCGGCCATCGGCCCTACAGCAAACCGTTGCGTCAACTGCTGCTGATCAATCTCGTATACCAGTTCGCCACGCTGTTCACCGTCGTCGTGAACCCATACGCGCTCAACACGATCGAGTGGTTCCACGCGTGGATACTCGTTTCGGGCGCGCTCATCGTCGGGTGGGCGCTCGGCGCTGCGGGGCACGCGAGGCTCGCTCTCTCCCTCATCGTGTTCACCACGTGCGCATTCGCGATGCTCACGGTCGTGGAGGCCGCATTCCAGTATGCGGTCGGAAACTTCGGTCCGGCGACACCGAGCTGGCCGTTCTCGATGCACAAGAATTTCATCGGAACGGTGCTCGCGTTCGGAGCGATCATCGCGTACCTCAACCCCGACTGGGTGGGATGGACGAAGGGCTGGGCACGGTTCGCGTTCGGGCTGATGGCCGCGGGAATCGTGGTGGCACAGTCCCGTCAGGCACTCATCGGCCTGGCGGCCGCCATCGTGGTCGCGGTGCTGCGCCGGAGTACCACCGGACGCTCCCGACTGGTACTCCTTCTGCTGATCCCCGCGGCCTGGCTCGTGATCTCGATGGTGGTCGACCAGATCGAATCACAGAACCGGCACAATTCGGTGTTCCAGCGAGTCGAGTGGCTCCGCGAGGTGTACCACTTCTGGCGAGAGTCGCCGATCTTCGGGCACGGACTCCGCTACTGGTACAACCCCGGCGAACTGCCATACCAGCCGCCGCAGGCAGAATTGGAGGTTCTCGCCTCCGCGGGGGTCGTCGGGCTCATCGGGTTCCTCGTGATGTGGATCGGCGTGCTCGTCGCGCTCTGGCATGTCGACCCGCGGTTCGGCACCCTGGCTGTCGCGGTGCTGCTCAGCCGCTTCGTGCAGTCGCAGTTCGACCTGTTCTGGGTTGCCGTCCAGGTCTCGGTTCCATTCGTGGTCGCGGGCATCTGTCTGGGCGCGATGGATCATGAGCGAAGCACGAAAGAGGGGCCTGACGAGCTCGTCACCCGAGTGCCCCTCGGCCGGCGCGTGCCATTCAGTGCCGGCGTCGGCTGGCGTCGATGA
- a CDS encoding polysaccharide pyruvyl transferase family protein: protein MIDRRVAIVTINDDTNYGNRLQNFALQEVVRSLGWEPETLRNRPPAWERALLAPRILDDLRHDAVGVAGRAWTRTRGRLGRGSPQSPAFLEQRRSAIGEFARAHLASSPHRYSEMPSDYWADRYSCAIVGSDQVWNPTYRRAQGIDFLDFVGESQRIAYAASFGVEHVQGFLRSRYRTWLQGIPNMSVRESNGRRIVAELTGRDVPVVVDPTMLVGRPVWDDLIARQPPITSGPYAVRFLLGRPTPEQDAWLRLHADDADLAIVDLHALDQEAFADVGPAGFVAAISRASVVYTDSFHAGIFALLFHRPIVLRSRFARDARWEELISQHGLATQPTGVEGLQKLTDTDWKAVEARREKLRASSLIFLRGALDSSAGEAG, encoded by the coding sequence ATGATCGACCGCAGGGTGGCGATCGTCACGATCAACGACGACACGAACTACGGCAACCGGCTGCAGAACTTCGCGCTCCAGGAGGTCGTGCGCTCGCTCGGGTGGGAGCCGGAGACCCTCCGGAATCGGCCACCGGCGTGGGAGCGCGCACTCCTCGCTCCGCGGATCCTTGACGATCTCCGTCACGACGCCGTTGGCGTCGCGGGCAGGGCCTGGACTCGAACCAGAGGGCGGTTGGGCCGCGGATCTCCGCAGTCGCCGGCCTTCCTGGAGCAACGACGATCTGCCATCGGAGAGTTCGCCCGCGCACACCTCGCTTCTTCGCCGCATCGCTACTCAGAGATGCCCTCAGATTACTGGGCGGACCGCTATTCCTGCGCCATCGTCGGATCGGATCAGGTGTGGAACCCGACCTACCGACGGGCGCAGGGCATCGACTTCTTGGACTTCGTCGGCGAGTCGCAGCGGATCGCATATGCCGCGAGCTTCGGCGTCGAGCACGTGCAGGGGTTCCTCCGCTCCCGGTACCGCACGTGGCTGCAAGGGATCCCGAACATGTCGGTTCGGGAATCCAACGGCCGCCGAATCGTCGCAGAGCTGACCGGCCGAGACGTCCCCGTCGTCGTGGATCCCACGATGCTGGTGGGCCGGCCCGTCTGGGATGATCTCATCGCGAGGCAGCCACCCATCACCAGCGGACCCTACGCGGTGCGCTTCCTCCTCGGCCGACCGACGCCCGAGCAGGACGCCTGGCTGAGACTCCATGCCGATGACGCCGATCTCGCAATCGTCGACCTGCATGCTCTTGACCAGGAGGCGTTCGCCGACGTCGGCCCCGCGGGCTTCGTCGCTGCGATCTCACGTGCCAGCGTCGTGTACACGGACTCATTCCACGCGGGCATCTTCGCACTGCTGTTCCACCGCCCGATCGTGCTTCGCTCCCGCTTCGCGCGGGATGCGCGCTGGGAGGAGCTCATCTCGCAGCACGGCCTGGCAACCCAGCCGACGGGCGTGGAAGGGCTGCAGAAGCTCACAGATACCGATTGGAAGGCCGTCGAGGCACGACGCGAGAAACTCCGCGCATCGTCGCTGATCTTCTTGCGTGGCGCGCTCGACTCCTCAGCCGGCGAAGCGGGATAA
- a CDS encoding glycosyltransferase family 2 protein, with protein MTREIDTGVGGRPDPRPPIVTIVIPLYNGGRFIDETLRSVLTQTYSQFEVVVVDDGSTDDGPGIVRTHLSDPRVQLVQNPLLGVAEARNMGAARASGHSMYLVFLDADDLWDPEALGALVDAVNRRPDAAGAFVLAEYIDGDGNVLYPGDFPRHMRGREDLRGERLVPRDSTADVQFEHLFLSNLVYPPSCLLVRRTAFEAAGGFDGRYLAEDWEFVVRLAKQGPFVPVDRVLVGYRRHALNTSGNRARNVRGARQIWAAVYHGDFESDGTRKLIRGIWRAHQARTARRKLAEARALIVRGKLLCGMSRAADGIAHALLRQPPRIWMAQGAKVREHEVRSTVLSRFAG; from the coding sequence ATGACACGTGAGATCGACACGGGCGTGGGAGGGCGTCCTGACCCCAGGCCGCCAATCGTCACGATTGTGATCCCGCTGTACAACGGCGGCCGGTTCATCGACGAGACGCTGCGGTCGGTGCTCACACAGACGTATAGCCAATTCGAGGTGGTCGTCGTCGACGACGGATCGACCGACGACGGACCGGGCATCGTCCGCACGCACCTGTCGGATCCACGCGTTCAATTGGTGCAGAATCCGCTCCTCGGAGTTGCGGAGGCCCGGAACATGGGAGCAGCACGTGCCTCGGGGCACTCGATGTACCTAGTGTTCCTCGACGCCGACGACCTCTGGGATCCGGAGGCGCTCGGAGCCTTGGTCGACGCAGTCAACCGTCGGCCCGACGCGGCGGGCGCGTTCGTACTCGCCGAGTACATCGACGGTGATGGCAATGTGCTCTATCCTGGCGACTTTCCGCGGCACATGCGCGGGCGTGAGGATCTACGTGGTGAACGTCTGGTCCCGCGCGACAGCACCGCCGACGTGCAGTTCGAGCACCTCTTCCTGTCGAACCTCGTGTACCCGCCCAGCTGTCTTCTGGTGCGCCGTACCGCGTTCGAGGCCGCCGGGGGGTTCGACGGCCGATATCTCGCCGAGGACTGGGAGTTCGTGGTGCGACTGGCGAAACAGGGCCCGTTCGTTCCGGTCGATCGTGTGCTGGTCGGGTATCGCCGGCACGCATTAAACACCTCGGGGAACCGTGCGCGGAACGTCCGAGGCGCGCGTCAGATCTGGGCGGCCGTGTACCACGGCGACTTCGAATCGGACGGCACGCGAAAGCTCATCCGCGGCATCTGGCGAGCACATCAGGCCCGCACCGCTCGACGCAAGCTCGCCGAGGCTCGCGCCCTCATCGTTCGCGGCAAGCTCTTGTGCGGGATGTCGCGGGCCGCTGACGGGATCGCGCACGCGTTGCTGCGCCAGCCGCCTCGCATCTGGATGGCGCAGGGTGCGAAGGTGCGCGAACACGAAGTCCGGTCGACCGTGTTATCCCGCTTCGCCGGCTGA